One stretch of Jiangella gansuensis DSM 44835 DNA includes these proteins:
- the trpS gene encoding tryptophan--tRNA ligase — protein MTTSRRPRVLSGMQPTNASLHLGNYLGALRQWVALQDTHDAFYCVVDLHAITAGHDPAQLRERTRVTAAQYLAGGVDPERSTLFVQSHVPEHPQLAWVLSCITGFGEASRMTQFKDKSARAGAESTSVGLFTYPILQAADILLYNADQVPVGEDQRQHIELTRDLGGRFNSRFGETFVLPKAFIPEATAKIYDLQDPTAKMSKSVAGAGLIELLDAPKTIEKRIKSAVTDTGREVVVDVENKPGVTNLITILSAFSGRSVAQIEHDFAGRGYGDLKKEVAAAVLDVVVPFQQRVRELLDDPAELDAVLARGAAKARDTAAPTLAAVYERVGFLPAR, from the coding sequence ATGACGACCAGCCGCCGCCCACGTGTGCTCTCCGGGATGCAGCCGACCAACGCGTCGCTGCACCTGGGTAACTACCTCGGTGCGCTGCGGCAATGGGTGGCGTTGCAGGACACGCACGACGCCTTCTACTGCGTCGTCGACCTGCACGCCATCACCGCCGGGCACGACCCCGCACAGCTGCGCGAGCGCACCCGCGTCACCGCCGCCCAGTACCTCGCCGGTGGCGTCGACCCCGAGCGCAGCACCCTGTTCGTGCAGAGTCACGTGCCCGAGCACCCGCAGCTGGCCTGGGTGCTCAGCTGCATCACCGGGTTCGGTGAGGCCAGCCGGATGACGCAGTTCAAGGACAAGTCAGCCCGTGCCGGCGCCGAGAGCACCTCCGTCGGACTGTTCACGTACCCGATCCTGCAGGCCGCCGACATCCTGCTCTACAACGCCGACCAAGTGCCGGTCGGTGAGGACCAACGCCAGCACATCGAGCTCACCCGCGACCTCGGCGGCCGCTTCAACTCCCGGTTCGGTGAGACGTTCGTACTGCCCAAGGCGTTCATCCCCGAGGCGACGGCGAAGATCTACGACCTGCAGGACCCGACCGCCAAGATGAGCAAGAGCGTCGCCGGAGCCGGCCTCATCGAGCTGCTCGACGCACCCAAGACCATCGAGAAGCGCATCAAGAGCGCCGTCACCGATACCGGCCGCGAGGTGGTCGTAGATGTCGAGAACAAGCCCGGCGTCACGAACCTGATCACTATCCTGTCTGCGTTCAGTGGTCGCTCGGTCGCCCAGATCGAGCACGACTTCGCCGGTCGCGGCTACGGCGACCTGAAGAAGGAGGTTGCGGCGGCGGTGCTCGACGTCGTGGTGCCGTTCCAGCAGCGGGTGCGTGAGCTGCTCGACGACCCCGCTGAGCTTGATGCCGTCCTGGCCAGGGGGGCCGCGAAGGCCCGCGACACCGCCGCGCCGACGCTCGCGGCGGTGTACGAGCGTGTCGGATTCCTTCCAGCGCGGTGA
- a CDS encoding 2'-5' RNA ligase family protein produces the protein MTTDSKPGGQTIGLAVPIPEPYGSELQDWRRSFGDPLADAIPAHITLLPPTFVAHRERDAVYAHLDEVASRFAPFRVHLRGTATFLPVSPVVFVALAQGISACERLSDAIRTGPLKVELSFPYHPHVTVAHHVSEEAMDNAFDTLAGYDAGFDVAAFSLYEHGEDGYWRREHDFVLTGEAARV, from the coding sequence GTGACAACCGATTCCAAACCTGGCGGCCAGACCATCGGTCTGGCCGTGCCGATACCGGAGCCGTACGGCAGCGAGCTGCAGGATTGGCGGCGCTCGTTCGGCGATCCGCTGGCCGACGCCATCCCCGCGCACATCACGCTGCTGCCGCCGACGTTTGTCGCCCACCGCGAACGCGACGCCGTGTACGCCCACCTCGACGAGGTCGCCAGCCGCTTCGCGCCGTTCCGGGTTCACCTGCGCGGCACCGCGACGTTCCTGCCGGTGTCGCCGGTGGTGTTCGTGGCCCTGGCGCAAGGCATCTCGGCGTGCGAGCGGTTGTCCGACGCCATCCGCACCGGGCCGCTGAAGGTCGAGCTGTCGTTCCCGTACCACCCGCACGTCACGGTCGCCCACCACGTGTCCGAGGAAGCAATGGACAACGCGTTCGACACGCTGGCCGGGTACGACGCCGGGTTCGACGTCGCCGCGTTCAGCCTCTACGAGCACGGCGAAGACGGCTACTGGCGCCGCGAGCACGACTTCGTCCTGACAGGAGAGGCAGCGCGGGTGTGA
- a CDS encoding YihY/virulence factor BrkB family protein: MIARLRAVWGRLQRTLPLRAWSRYGDLRGNRLAGACSFYGFVSLFPLLVLAAAVVSAVAGPSGVETVQEIVDDNLPGLRVDVSEFHERAGTVGVVGAGTLLFTGLGWVDNVRAAVRSMWGLNDQPGNLVVRKALDVASLAGLGVLIVVSWGTSVLVVSFAGDVLDWLGLGDGGWALRLVSALVSVGVSTALFAYLLSGLPRIVVPFRNLAVVSLLGAVVFELLKQFLVQYVVGTATQNSYAAFATPVAMLAWIYLVTRLLMVCAAITAETAIDQLEADQRDAVALHSAERGPSPSADVGRRPDAVASLTPSQVNTVSVAAGAVLGAAGLALAVFTVRATRALASVTVRRPGGK; encoded by the coding sequence GTGATCGCTCGCCTCCGCGCCGTCTGGGGGAGGTTGCAACGCACCCTGCCGCTGCGGGCCTGGTCCCGCTACGGCGACCTTCGCGGCAACCGCCTGGCCGGTGCGTGCAGCTTCTACGGCTTCGTGTCGCTGTTCCCGCTGCTGGTCCTGGCCGCGGCGGTCGTCAGCGCGGTGGCCGGGCCGTCCGGCGTCGAGACCGTCCAGGAGATCGTCGACGACAACCTGCCCGGACTGCGGGTGGACGTGAGCGAGTTCCACGAGCGCGCCGGCACCGTCGGTGTCGTCGGCGCCGGGACGCTGCTGTTCACCGGCCTGGGGTGGGTCGACAACGTCCGGGCGGCGGTGCGTTCCATGTGGGGCCTCAACGACCAGCCGGGCAACCTCGTGGTGCGCAAGGCCCTCGATGTCGCGTCCCTGGCCGGGTTGGGCGTGCTGATCGTGGTCTCCTGGGGTACCAGCGTCCTGGTCGTCTCGTTCGCCGGCGATGTCCTGGACTGGCTCGGACTCGGCGACGGCGGCTGGGCGCTGCGGCTGGTCAGCGCCCTCGTCAGCGTCGGCGTCAGTACCGCCCTGTTCGCGTACCTGCTGTCCGGGTTGCCGCGCATCGTGGTGCCGTTCCGCAACCTGGCCGTGGTGTCGCTGCTGGGCGCCGTCGTGTTCGAGCTGCTCAAGCAGTTCCTCGTCCAGTACGTCGTCGGCACGGCGACACAGAACTCGTACGCGGCGTTCGCGACGCCAGTGGCGATGCTGGCCTGGATCTACCTGGTGACGCGGCTGCTCATGGTGTGCGCCGCCATCACGGCCGAGACCGCCATCGACCAGCTGGAGGCTGACCAGCGCGACGCGGTGGCGCTGCATTCCGCCGAGCGCGGTCCCTCGCCGTCAGCGGACGTGGGCAGGCGGCCGGACGCGGTGGCCTCCCTGACTCCGTCCCAGGTGAACACCGTCAGCGTGGCCGCCGGCGCGGTCCTCGGCGCCGCCGGTCTGGCCCTCGCCGTGTTCACGGTCCGCGCCACCCGAGCCCTCGCCTCGGTGACGGTCCGCCGCCCGGGTGGGAAATGA
- a CDS encoding D-alanyl-D-alanine carboxypeptidase family protein, with protein sequence MLGLGALAPAHASPEATTPPSSMPSPTVLGPPEDAPVDEVVGGKELGTIGVPLVGPSAPPLPAVDAQAWLVADAETGDVLAAFSPHERRPPASTIKLLTALAVGDSLEPDETYVATETDASVEGSRVGLVTAQTYTVGDLLHGLMLASGNDAAHAIAAAAGGQTYTVDLMNDEASRLGAFDTNAVTPHGLDSPGQLSSAYDLALIGRQALSDDTIAKLATTPAYDFPGTDGATFQIQNQNRLLGSYDGAIGLKTGFTTLAGHTFVGAAERGDRTLIATVLGAEGRAEDAAAALFDWAFAAPDLEPVGHLVAPEDIPELIEAGDEGDVIGRNPLSDYEDVLSSPGGSSEGVPPVVWLSLGAAALAGGIGFALRRRPKGTGRYSSRR encoded by the coding sequence GTGCTCGGACTGGGTGCCCTCGCCCCCGCGCACGCCTCCCCGGAAGCCACGACGCCGCCGTCGTCGATGCCGTCGCCGACGGTGCTCGGACCGCCGGAGGACGCCCCGGTCGACGAGGTCGTCGGCGGCAAGGAACTCGGCACCATCGGGGTGCCGCTGGTCGGGCCGTCCGCGCCGCCCCTGCCCGCCGTCGACGCGCAGGCATGGCTGGTGGCCGACGCCGAAACCGGCGACGTGCTCGCGGCGTTCAGCCCGCACGAGCGGCGCCCACCGGCCAGCACCATCAAGCTGCTCACCGCCCTGGCCGTCGGCGACTCCCTGGAACCGGACGAAACCTACGTCGCCACCGAGACCGACGCCTCGGTCGAGGGCAGCCGGGTCGGGCTCGTCACGGCGCAGACCTACACCGTCGGCGACCTCCTGCACGGGCTGATGCTGGCCTCCGGCAACGACGCCGCCCACGCCATCGCCGCTGCAGCCGGCGGCCAGACCTACACCGTCGACCTGATGAACGACGAAGCCAGCCGGCTCGGCGCGTTCGACACCAACGCCGTCACCCCGCACGGTCTGGACAGCCCCGGCCAGCTGTCGTCGGCGTACGACCTCGCGCTGATCGGGCGGCAGGCACTGAGCGACGACACCATCGCCAAGCTGGCCACCACCCCCGCCTACGACTTCCCCGGCACCGACGGCGCCACCTTCCAGATCCAGAACCAGAACCGGCTGCTGGGGTCGTACGACGGCGCCATCGGCCTGAAGACCGGCTTCACCACCTTGGCCGGCCACACCTTCGTCGGTGCCGCCGAACGCGGCGACCGGACCCTCATCGCCACCGTGCTCGGCGCGGAGGGCCGGGCCGAAGACGCCGCCGCGGCCCTGTTCGACTGGGCATTCGCCGCACCCGACCTCGAACCGGTCGGACATCTCGTGGCACCGGAGGACATCCCCGAGCTCATCGAAGCCGGCGACGAAGGCGACGTCATCGGCCGCAATCCCCTCAGCGACTACGAGGACGTGCTCAGCAGCCCGGGCGGCAGCTCCGAAGGCGTGCCGCCGGTGGTGTGGCTCAGCCTCGGCGCGGCCGCACTGGCCGGCGGCATCGGTTTCGCGCTGCGCCGCCGCCCCAAAGGCACCGGCCGCTACTCCTCCCGCCGCTGA
- a CDS encoding MarR family winged helix-turn-helix transcriptional regulator produces MAQDEVDRLTEAWRHERPDLDVSPMEVLSRVSRLARHLDRARRAAFAEHGLEPWEFDVLAALRRAGEPYELSPGVLLGQTLVTSGTMTARVDKLTARGLVSRRRDEDDRRAVRVRLTELGKRSVDAALEGLLAGERELLAGLADDERVQLADLLRTLVLPFDDAPS; encoded by the coding sequence ATGGCGCAGGACGAGGTCGACAGGCTGACCGAGGCGTGGCGGCACGAGCGGCCCGACCTCGACGTCAGCCCCATGGAAGTGCTCTCCCGCGTCAGCCGGCTGGCCCGGCACCTCGACCGCGCCCGGCGCGCGGCGTTCGCCGAACACGGCTTGGAGCCCTGGGAGTTCGACGTGCTCGCCGCCCTGCGCCGCGCCGGCGAACCGTACGAGCTCTCCCCCGGCGTCCTACTCGGCCAGACACTCGTCACCAGCGGCACCATGACCGCCAGGGTCGACAAACTCACCGCCCGCGGCCTGGTGAGCCGGCGACGCGACGAAGACGACCGCCGCGCCGTCCGGGTCCGCCTCACCGAACTTGGCAAACGCTCCGTCGACGCGGCTCTCGAAGGCCTGCTGGCGGGCGAGCGCGAGCTGCTGGCCGGGCTCGCCGACGACGAACGTGTCCAGCTCGCCGACCTGCTGCGCACCCTCGTCCTGCCCTTCGACGACGCACCGAGCTGA
- a CDS encoding trans-aconitate 2-methyltransferase — protein MWDPDRYLVFAGQRARPFRDLIAQVAATDVREVADLGCGPGNLTVGLVERWPDAHVVGVDASADMIAAAPADGPVEFVHADLRDWTPTRPVDVLLSNATLQWVPGHLDLLPRLAGQLAAGGWLAFQVPGNFGEPSHVLLRELAAADRWSVLHDLTWPSVHEPGTYLEALLDLGLEVQVWETTYHHLLHGDDAVLEWVSGTALRPVLAALESPDERERFVAEYRELLRSAYRPGRYGTVLPYRRIFAVAQKP, from the coding sequence ATGTGGGATCCGGACCGCTATCTCGTGTTCGCCGGCCAACGGGCCCGGCCGTTCCGTGACCTGATCGCCCAGGTGGCGGCGACCGACGTCCGCGAGGTCGCCGACCTCGGCTGCGGACCCGGCAACCTCACCGTCGGCCTGGTGGAGCGCTGGCCCGACGCGCACGTTGTCGGCGTCGACGCGTCCGCGGACATGATCGCGGCGGCGCCCGCGGACGGCCCGGTCGAGTTCGTCCACGCCGACCTGCGCGACTGGACGCCGACGCGGCCGGTCGACGTGCTGCTCAGCAACGCAACGCTGCAATGGGTGCCCGGTCACCTCGACCTGCTGCCGCGGCTGGCCGGACAGCTGGCCGCCGGCGGCTGGCTCGCCTTCCAGGTTCCGGGCAACTTCGGGGAGCCGTCGCATGTGCTCCTGCGGGAGCTGGCCGCGGCCGACCGCTGGAGCGTGCTGCACGACCTGACCTGGCCGAGCGTCCACGAGCCGGGGACGTACCTGGAGGCGCTGCTCGACCTGGGCCTGGAAGTCCAGGTGTGGGAGACCACGTACCACCATCTGCTCCATGGCGACGACGCGGTCCTGGAATGGGTGAGCGGCACGGCGCTGCGGCCGGTGCTCGCCGCCCTGGAGAGTCCCGACGAACGGGAGCGCTTCGTCGCCGAGTACCGCGAGTTGCTGCGTAGCGCATACCGTCCTGGCAGGTACGGAACCGTGCTGCCGTACCGGCGCATCTTCGCGGTCGCCCAGAAGCCGTGA
- a CDS encoding fatty acid desaturase family protein: MSINSASSTAEPRPGSDFAGLSRQIAAAGLLDRRPGYYVVRIGLVAAAYAAGWSAFAVIGDSWWQILVAVGLAVVFAQVALVAHDLAHRQVFRKRRPSEIAGRIAGNLAIGMAYGWWQDKHTRHHANPNHEELDPDVSPDILVWSKRQAGAASGLTKVIAARQAFLFFPLLTLEGFNLHVASVRATLDPRTKRRHLELVLLLVHFAMFLSALFVMLSPGKAIVFLLVNQAVFGVYLGCTFAPNHKGMPTLTREDELDYLRKQVLTSRNVKGGPVMDVALGGLNYQIEHHLFPSMPTPNLRKAKPIVERYCADLGVSYQETGLVESYRLALRHMHDVGEPIRAGR, from the coding sequence ATGTCGATCAACAGTGCAAGCTCGACCGCCGAGCCGCGGCCCGGGAGCGATTTCGCCGGTCTCTCCCGGCAGATCGCCGCCGCCGGACTCCTCGACCGGCGGCCCGGCTACTACGTCGTCCGCATCGGGCTGGTCGCCGCCGCGTACGCGGCCGGGTGGAGCGCCTTCGCCGTCATCGGCGACTCCTGGTGGCAGATCCTGGTGGCCGTCGGGCTCGCCGTGGTCTTCGCGCAGGTCGCCCTCGTGGCACACGACCTGGCGCACCGGCAGGTGTTCCGCAAACGGCGGCCCAGCGAGATCGCCGGGCGGATCGCCGGCAACCTCGCGATCGGCATGGCCTATGGCTGGTGGCAGGACAAGCACACCCGCCACCACGCCAACCCGAACCACGAAGAGCTGGACCCGGACGTCTCACCCGACATCCTGGTGTGGTCGAAGCGGCAGGCCGGCGCGGCGTCGGGCCTGACCAAGGTGATCGCCGCCCGGCAGGCGTTCCTGTTCTTCCCGCTGTTGACGCTCGAGGGGTTCAACCTGCACGTGGCCAGCGTCCGGGCCACCCTCGATCCGCGGACGAAGCGGCGGCACCTGGAGCTGGTGCTGCTGCTGGTGCATTTCGCGATGTTCCTGAGTGCGCTCTTCGTGATGCTCTCGCCGGGGAAGGCGATCGTGTTCCTGCTGGTCAACCAGGCTGTCTTCGGCGTCTACCTCGGCTGCACGTTCGCGCCGAACCACAAGGGGATGCCTACGCTCACCCGCGAGGACGAGCTGGACTATCTGCGCAAGCAGGTGCTGACATCGCGCAACGTCAAGGGCGGCCCGGTGATGGATGTCGCGCTGGGCGGGCTGAACTACCAGATCGAGCACCACCTCTTCCCCAGCATGCCCACCCCGAACCTGCGCAAGGCCAAGCCGATCGTGGAGCGTTACTGCGCCGACCTTGGCGTGTCGTACCAGGAGACCGGGCTGGTCGAGTCGTACCGGCTGGCCCTGCGCCACATGCACGACGTGGGCGAACCCATCCGGGCGGGTCGCTGA
- a CDS encoding DinB family protein, whose translation MSQPPERWTRATVYPDMWTDPDDDPRNSDGVSPDGELATLQDFFTNYRLTLTMKCDGLDPEQLARRSVPPSTMSLLGLLRHLAEVERDWRNWLRAENPAPTLYGADGADFDGAVAEQAVVDGAYADLAREQAATDAALAEHPDLGERVGKDGFAIRELWVHRVEEYARHCGHADLLRECIDGRVGQ comes from the coding sequence ATGAGCCAGCCGCCCGAGCGGTGGACCCGCGCCACGGTCTACCCCGACATGTGGACGGATCCGGACGATGACCCCCGCAACAGCGACGGCGTCAGTCCCGACGGCGAGTTGGCGACCCTTCAGGACTTTTTCACGAACTACCGGCTGACCCTGACGATGAAGTGTGACGGGCTGGACCCGGAGCAGCTGGCGCGTCGGTCCGTGCCGCCGTCGACCATGTCCCTCCTCGGGCTGTTGCGCCATCTGGCCGAGGTGGAGCGCGACTGGCGCAATTGGCTCCGGGCGGAGAACCCGGCGCCCACGCTGTACGGGGCGGACGGCGCGGACTTCGACGGAGCCGTCGCCGAGCAGGCGGTCGTCGACGGCGCGTACGCCGATCTGGCTCGCGAGCAGGCGGCCACCGACGCGGCGCTGGCCGAGCACCCGGATCTGGGCGAGCGGGTGGGGAAGGACGGCTTCGCGATCCGGGAACTCTGGGTCCACCGCGTCGAGGAATACGCCCGCCACTGCGGGCACGCCGATCTGCTCCGTGAGTGCATCGACGGCCGGGTGGGGCAGTAG
- a CDS encoding TetR/AcrR family transcriptional regulator has product MRHVTDDVAARPRATPGRVRMTGKQRREQLLDVGRALFAERGFDGTSIEEVAARAGVSKPVVYEHFGGKEGLYAVVVDREMEGLLDRITTALGSATHPRVILERAALALLDYIETCTDGFRILVRDSPVAHATGGFASLISDTASQVEHILAAEFKARGFAAKHAPMYAQMLVGMVALTGQWWLEVRSPKKSDVAAHLVNLAWNGLSGLEHKPRLSGD; this is encoded by the coding sequence ATGAGGCACGTGACCGACGACGTCGCGGCCCGGCCGCGTGCCACCCCCGGCCGAGTCCGCATGACCGGCAAGCAGCGCCGCGAGCAGCTGCTCGACGTAGGGCGCGCGCTCTTCGCCGAGCGCGGGTTCGACGGCACCTCCATCGAGGAGGTCGCGGCCCGCGCCGGCGTCTCCAAACCGGTCGTGTACGAGCACTTCGGCGGCAAGGAAGGCCTCTACGCCGTTGTCGTCGACCGCGAGATGGAGGGCCTGCTCGACCGCATCACGACGGCGCTCGGCTCGGCCACCCATCCCCGGGTGATCCTCGAGCGGGCCGCATTGGCCCTGCTCGACTACATCGAGACGTGCACCGACGGCTTCCGCATCCTGGTGCGCGACTCGCCGGTGGCGCATGCCACCGGCGGTTTCGCCAGCCTCATCTCCGACACAGCCAGCCAGGTCGAACACATCCTGGCCGCCGAGTTCAAAGCCCGCGGCTTCGCCGCCAAGCACGCGCCCATGTACGCGCAGATGCTGGTCGGCATGGTCGCGCTGACCGGGCAGTGGTGGCTGGAAGTGCGCTCGCCGAAGAAGTCAGACGTCGCCGCACACCTGGTGAACCTCGCCTGGAACGGCCTGTCCGGTCTGGAACACAAGCCCCGGCTCAGCGGCGACTGA
- a CDS encoding acyl-CoA desaturase produces the protein MASTDTAKGPQSPPAQADLPLGTLSGDTQTLGERITIGVFIAVPFVALVAAMPIAWMGGYLSWLDVVLAVVFYAIAGHGVTVGFHRHFTHRSFKANRGVKIGLAIAGSMAVEGPVIRWVADHRRHHKFADKEGDPHSPWRYGDSVPALIKGMFFAHMGWLFDVEQTDQRKFAPDLIKDKDIRIVSKLFPLWVALSLLLPPIIGGLVTWSWHGALTAFFWATLVRVGLLHHVTWSINSICHAIGERPFESRDKSGNVWWLAFLSMGESWHNLHHADPTCARHGVLKGQIDSSARIIWAFEKLGWVWDVRWPSPERVESKRVDDYGGESTLIAP, from the coding sequence ATGGCTTCCACGGACACGGCCAAGGGCCCACAGTCCCCGCCCGCGCAGGCCGATCTCCCGCTGGGCACACTCTCCGGCGACACGCAGACGCTCGGCGAACGCATCACCATCGGCGTCTTCATCGCCGTGCCGTTCGTGGCGCTGGTGGCCGCCATGCCGATCGCCTGGATGGGCGGCTACCTGAGCTGGCTCGACGTCGTCCTGGCCGTGGTCTTCTACGCCATCGCCGGGCACGGTGTCACCGTCGGCTTCCACCGGCACTTCACGCACCGGTCGTTCAAGGCCAACCGCGGCGTCAAGATCGGACTGGCCATCGCCGGCAGCATGGCCGTCGAGGGGCCGGTCATCCGCTGGGTCGCCGACCACCGCCGCCATCACAAGTTCGCCGACAAGGAGGGCGACCCGCACTCGCCCTGGCGCTACGGCGACTCCGTGCCCGCCCTGATCAAGGGCATGTTCTTCGCCCACATGGGCTGGTTGTTCGACGTCGAGCAGACCGACCAGCGCAAGTTCGCACCGGATCTGATCAAGGACAAGGACATCCGGATCGTCAGCAAGCTCTTCCCGCTGTGGGTGGCGCTGTCGCTGCTGCTGCCGCCCATCATCGGCGGGCTGGTGACCTGGTCGTGGCACGGCGCGCTGACGGCGTTCTTCTGGGCCACGCTGGTCCGTGTCGGGTTGCTGCACCACGTCACCTGGTCCATCAACTCGATCTGCCACGCCATCGGCGAGCGTCCGTTCGAGAGCCGCGACAAATCCGGCAACGTGTGGTGGCTGGCCTTCCTGTCCATGGGCGAGTCCTGGCACAACCTGCACCACGCCGACCCGACCTGCGCGCGGCATGGCGTGTTGAAGGGCCAGATCGACTCCAGCGCCCGCATCATCTGGGCGTTCGAGAAGCTCGGCTGGGTCTGGGACGTCCGCTGGCCGAGCCCGGAACGCGTCGAGTCCAAGCGCGTCGACGACTACGGCGGCGAATCCACCCTCATCGCCCCCTGA
- the glmU gene encoding bifunctional UDP-N-acetylglucosamine diphosphorylase/glucosamine-1-phosphate N-acetyltransferase GlmU, giving the protein MTTRPAAVVVLAAGEGTRMKSSTPKVLHEVAGRSLVGHAVAAAQDLKPDHLTVVIGHGRDQVAAHLEQVAPGVTTAVQEQQLGTGHAVMVALEQLPPADGVVVVTYGDVPLLTGDTLNALVDTHVADGNAVTVLTAHVADPTGYGRIVRADDGGVRAIVEHKDAAADVLRITEINSGIYAFDGAVLRANLQRVTSDNAQGELYLTDVLGLARADGLRVGAVVTDDPWQTEGVNDRVQLAAMNRELNRRVTERWMREGVTMIDPATTWIDVTVTLARDVVLRPGVQLLGATEVGAGAEIGPDATLHDTVVGAGASVVRTHATGARIGESAAVGPFTYLRPGAVLEAKAKAGAYVEIKKSTVGRGAKVPHLTYVGDATIGEGANIGAGTIFANYDGVAKHHTVVGRHSFVGSDSVLVAPVELADGSYVAAGSTVVAGTEPGQLAVARARQRNIDGWVERKRAGTATDEAARQAKEQHSADQAEGEQA; this is encoded by the coding sequence GTGACTACGCGCCCGGCAGCCGTCGTTGTTCTCGCCGCCGGCGAGGGCACCCGGATGAAGTCGTCCACCCCCAAGGTCTTGCACGAGGTCGCCGGCCGCTCCCTGGTGGGGCATGCCGTCGCCGCGGCTCAGGATCTCAAACCCGATCACCTCACCGTCGTCATCGGGCACGGCCGTGATCAGGTCGCGGCGCACCTCGAGCAGGTCGCCCCCGGCGTCACCACCGCGGTGCAGGAGCAGCAGCTCGGTACCGGGCATGCGGTCATGGTGGCCTTGGAGCAGTTGCCGCCGGCAGACGGCGTGGTCGTGGTCACCTACGGCGACGTCCCGCTGCTCACCGGCGACACCCTGAACGCTCTGGTCGACACGCACGTGGCCGACGGCAACGCCGTCACGGTGCTGACCGCCCACGTCGCCGACCCGACGGGGTACGGCCGCATCGTGCGTGCCGACGACGGCGGCGTGCGCGCCATCGTCGAGCACAAGGACGCTGCCGCCGACGTCCTGCGCATCACCGAGATCAACTCCGGCATCTACGCCTTCGACGGTGCCGTGCTGCGCGCCAACCTGCAGCGCGTCACCAGCGACAACGCTCAGGGCGAGCTGTACCTGACCGACGTGCTGGGGCTGGCCCGCGCCGACGGTCTGCGGGTGGGCGCCGTCGTCACCGACGATCCCTGGCAGACGGAGGGGGTGAACGACCGCGTCCAGCTGGCGGCCATGAACCGCGAGCTCAACCGCCGCGTCACCGAGCGCTGGATGCGTGAAGGCGTCACCATGATCGACCCCGCCACCACGTGGATCGACGTCACCGTGACCCTCGCCCGCGACGTCGTCCTGCGGCCGGGCGTGCAGTTGCTGGGCGCCACCGAGGTGGGCGCCGGGGCGGAGATCGGCCCCGATGCCACGCTGCACGACACCGTCGTCGGTGCCGGCGCCAGTGTCGTGCGCACGCACGCCACCGGCGCGCGCATCGGCGAGTCCGCCGCCGTCGGGCCCTTCACCTATCTGCGTCCCGGCGCCGTGCTGGAGGCCAAGGCCAAGGCCGGCGCGTACGTAGAGATCAAGAAGTCGACGGTGGGCCGCGGCGCCAAGGTGCCGCACCTGACCTACGTCGGCGACGCCACCATCGGCGAGGGCGCCAACATCGGCGCCGGCACCATCTTCGCCAACTACGACGGCGTGGCGAAGCATCACACCGTTGTCGGGCGGCACAGCTTCGTCGGCAGCGACTCGGTGCTGGTGGCACCGGTCGAGCTGGCCGACGGCAGCTACGTCGCCGCCGGGTCCACCGTCGTCGCGGGGACCGAACCGGGCCAGCTCGCCGTCGCGCGGGCCCGTCAGCGCAACATCGACGGCTGGGTCGAGCGCAAGCGCGCGGGTACGGCCACCGACGAGGCCGCGCGGCAGGCGAAGGAACAGCACAGCGCCGACCAGGCTGAGGGGGAGCAGGCGTGA